A genome region from Streptomyces sp. NBC_01296 includes the following:
- a CDS encoding acyl-CoA mutase large subunit family protein, whose product MDADAIEEGRHRWQARYDKARKREADFTTLSGDDVDPVYGPRPGDSYEGFERIGWPGEYPYTRGLHATGYRGRTWTIRQFAGFGNAEQTNERYKMILAAGGGGLSVAFDMPTLMGRDSDDARALGEVGHCGVAIDSAADMEVLFKDIPLGDVTTSMTISGPAVPAFCMYLVAAERQGVDPALLNGTLQTDIFKEYIAQKEWLFEPEPHLRLIGDLMEYCAKGIPAYKPLSVSGYHIREAGATAAQELAYTLADGFGYVELGLSRGLDVDHFASGLSFFFDAHLDFFEEIAKFRAARRIWARWMKEVYGAQSEKSMWLRFHTQTAGVSLTAQQPYNNVVRTAVEALAAVLGGTNSLHTNALDETLALPSEQAAEIALRTQQVLMEETGVANVADPLGGSWYVEQLTDRIEADAEKIFEQIKERGLRAHPDGQHPIGPITSGILRGIEDGWFTGEIAESAFQYQRSLEKGDKRVVGVNVHHGSVTGDLEILRVSHEVERVQVQELAARKERRDDDKVKSSLDAMLAAARDGSNMIPAMLDAVRAEATLGEICNVLRDEWGTYTEPPGF is encoded by the coding sequence ATGGACGCTGACGCCATCGAGGAGGGCCGCCATCGCTGGCAGGCCCGTTATGACAAGGCCCGCAAGCGCGAGGCCGATTTCACCACGCTCTCCGGGGATGACGTCGATCCCGTCTACGGGCCCCGGCCCGGTGACTCGTACGAGGGATTCGAGCGCATCGGCTGGCCGGGGGAGTACCCCTACACCCGCGGCCTGCACGCCACCGGATACCGCGGCCGGACCTGGACCATCCGCCAGTTCGCCGGGTTCGGCAACGCCGAGCAGACCAACGAGCGCTACAAGATGATCCTGGCCGCCGGCGGCGGCGGGCTCTCCGTGGCCTTCGACATGCCGACCCTCATGGGGCGCGACTCCGACGACGCCCGCGCGCTGGGCGAGGTCGGCCACTGCGGGGTCGCCATAGACTCCGCCGCCGACATGGAGGTCCTGTTCAAGGACATCCCGCTCGGCGACGTGACCACCTCGATGACGATCTCGGGCCCGGCCGTGCCCGCCTTCTGCATGTACCTGGTCGCCGCCGAACGGCAGGGCGTGGACCCGGCCCTGCTCAACGGCACCCTGCAGACGGACATCTTCAAGGAGTACATCGCCCAGAAGGAGTGGCTCTTCGAACCCGAGCCGCACCTGCGCCTCATCGGCGACCTCATGGAGTACTGCGCGAAGGGCATCCCGGCGTACAAGCCGCTGTCCGTCTCCGGCTACCACATCCGCGAGGCCGGGGCCACGGCCGCACAGGAGCTCGCGTACACCCTGGCCGACGGCTTCGGCTACGTGGAACTGGGCCTCTCCCGGGGCCTGGACGTGGACCACTTCGCGTCCGGCCTCTCCTTCTTCTTCGACGCGCACCTCGACTTCTTCGAGGAGATCGCCAAGTTCCGCGCCGCCCGCCGGATCTGGGCGCGCTGGATGAAGGAGGTGTACGGGGCGCAGAGCGAGAAGTCGATGTGGCTGCGCTTCCACACCCAGACGGCCGGCGTCTCGCTGACCGCGCAGCAGCCGTACAACAACGTCGTACGCACCGCGGTCGAGGCCCTCGCGGCCGTCCTCGGCGGCACCAACTCCCTGCACACCAACGCCCTCGACGAGACCCTCGCGCTGCCGAGCGAGCAGGCGGCCGAGATCGCCCTGCGCACGCAGCAGGTGCTGATGGAGGAGACCGGGGTGGCCAACGTGGCCGACCCGCTGGGCGGTTCCTGGTACGTGGAGCAGCTCACCGACCGCATCGAGGCCGACGCCGAGAAGATCTTCGAGCAGATCAAGGAGCGCGGCCTGCGCGCCCACCCGGACGGGCAGCACCCGATCGGGCCGATCACCTCGGGCATCCTGCGCGGCATCGAGGACGGCTGGTTCACCGGGGAGATCGCCGAGTCGGCCTTCCAGTACCAGCGGTCCCTGGAGAAGGGCGACAAGCGCGTCGTCGGCGTCAACGTGCACCACGGGTCGGTGACCGGGGACCTGGAGATCCTGCGCGTCAGCCACGAGGTGGAGCGCGTGCAGGTGCAGGAGTTGGCCGCGCGCAAGGAGCGGCGCGACGACGACAAGGTGAAGTCCTCGCTGGACGCCATGCTGGCCGCCGCCCGTGACGGGTCGAACATGATCCCGGCGATGCTGGACGCGGTGCGCGCCGAGGCCACGCTCGGCGAGATCTGCAACGTGCTGCGCGACGAGTGGGGCACGTACACCGAACCGCCCGGCTTCTAG
- a CDS encoding DUF6114 domain-containing protein, whose translation MNHQAPVYVRRSDDAWLTVAYYHFYAWRGRRPFWAGFFMLLGGVPIVYFPYADMRLGNVTLAMATTTGSGSLIIGILLMTLGLALWFQQSIRVFAGVASILLALVSLPVSNLGGFFLGFIFSMVGGALALSWVPGSPVEETAVPDGGAGKSAAMADNPQGIPGIPAPRETETAYASETTAHADGGRNSAG comes from the coding sequence ATGAACCACCAGGCCCCGGTCTACGTTCGCCGCTCTGATGACGCTTGGCTCACCGTGGCGTATTACCACTTCTACGCCTGGCGCGGCCGCCGTCCCTTCTGGGCAGGCTTCTTCATGCTCCTCGGTGGTGTCCCGATCGTGTACTTCCCGTACGCGGACATGCGATTGGGCAACGTCACTCTCGCGATGGCGACGACGACCGGATCCGGCTCGCTGATCATCGGCATCCTGCTGATGACGCTGGGCCTGGCCCTCTGGTTCCAGCAGAGCATCCGCGTCTTCGCAGGGGTCGCCTCGATCCTGCTGGCCCTGGTGTCCCTGCCGGTGTCCAACCTCGGCGGGTTCTTCCTGGGCTTCATCTTCTCCATGGTCGGCGGCGCCCTCGCACTGTCGTGGGTCCCCGGCAGCCCGGTGGAAGAGACCGCCGTCCCGGACGGCGGCGCGGGCAAGTCGGCGGCCATGGCGGACAACCCCCAGGGCATCCCGGGCATCCCGGCGCCCCGCGAGACGGAAACGGCATACGCGAGCGAGACGACTGCCCACGCCGATGGCGGGAGGAACAGTGCGGGGTGA
- a CDS encoding acetate kinase gives MTTASRVLVLNSGSSSVKYQLLDMADCARLAVGLVERIGEETSRLVHEPLTGPGAEGGKRERLGAIADHGAALRAVAAELAADGLGLDSPELAAVGHRVVHGGTRFTQPTVIDDEVLAEIRSLIPLAPLHNPANVTGIEVARALRADLPQVAVFDTAFHSTMPEYVARYAIDAATADKYAIRRYGFHGTSHAYVSRATAGLLGRPVEDVNVIVLHLGNGASASAVRGGVCVETSMGLTPLEGLVMGTRSGDLDPAVVFHLARAGGFSVDEIDSLLNKKSGLLGLCGDNDMREVLRRAGEGDESARLAFAAYVHRLKKYIGAYSAVLGRVDAVVFTAGVGENAHQVREAAVDGLAELGLVLDPEANAVRSPEPRLVSPEYARVAVAVVPTDEELEIATQAYALVTQ, from the coding sequence GTGACCACCGCATCGCGCGTACTCGTCCTCAATTCCGGTTCCTCGTCGGTGAAGTACCAGCTGCTCGACATGGCGGACTGCGCCCGCCTCGCCGTCGGCCTGGTGGAGCGGATCGGCGAAGAGACCTCGCGGCTCGTGCACGAGCCGCTCACCGGTCCGGGCGCCGAGGGCGGCAAGCGCGAGCGGCTCGGCGCGATCGCGGACCACGGGGCGGCGCTCCGGGCCGTCGCGGCGGAGCTCGCGGCCGACGGACTGGGCCTGGACTCCCCCGAACTGGCCGCCGTCGGGCACCGGGTGGTGCACGGCGGGACCCGGTTCACGCAGCCGACGGTGATCGACGACGAGGTGCTGGCGGAGATCCGGAGCCTGATCCCGCTGGCCCCGCTGCACAACCCGGCGAACGTGACCGGCATCGAGGTGGCCCGCGCGCTGCGCGCGGACCTCCCGCAGGTGGCGGTCTTCGACACGGCGTTCCACTCGACGATGCCGGAGTACGTGGCGCGGTACGCGATCGACGCCGCGACGGCGGACAAGTACGCCATCCGGCGGTACGGGTTCCACGGCACCTCCCACGCGTACGTCTCGCGGGCGACGGCGGGGCTGCTCGGCCGGCCGGTGGAGGACGTGAACGTGATCGTGCTGCACCTGGGCAACGGGGCCTCGGCCTCGGCGGTCCGGGGCGGGGTGTGCGTGGAGACGTCGATGGGCCTGACCCCGCTGGAGGGTCTGGTCATGGGCACCCGTTCGGGCGATCTGGATCCGGCGGTCGTCTTCCACCTGGCGCGGGCGGGGGGCTTCTCGGTGGATGAGATCGATTCGCTCCTGAACAAGAAGAGCGGTCTGCTGGGCCTGTGCGGCGACAACGACATGCGCGAGGTGCTGCGGCGGGCGGGCGAGGGCGACGAGTCGGCGCGGCTCGCCTTCGCGGCGTACGTCCACCGCCTGAAGAAGTACATCGGCGCCTACTCGGCGGTGCTCGGCCGGGTGGACGCAGTGGTGTTCACGGCGGGGGTCGGCGAGAACGCGCACCAGGTCCGGGAAGCTGCCGTGGACGGCCTCGCGGAGCTGGGGCTCGTCCTGGACCCGGAGGCCAATGCGGTGCGCTCCCCGGAGCCGCGGCTGGTGTCGCCGGAGTACGCGCGGGTGGCGGTGGCCGTGGTCCCGACGGATGAGGAACTGGAGATCGCCACCCAGGCGTACGCCCTCGTTACTCAGTAG
- a CDS encoding tetratricopeptide repeat protein, giving the protein MQPRNMSMSGVVDLAAVKAAGEAKAKAEQARAEATRQAAQGGAPASAGAVPPSALVIDVDEAGFERDVLQLSAEVPVVLDFWAEWCEPCKQLSPLLERLTIEANGRLLLAKVDVDSNQMLMQQFGIQGIPAVFAVVAGQVLPLFQGVAPEQEIRATLAQLVQVAEERFGIIGIEVDPNAEGAPASAPAAEAEAPEGPYDALLQAAVVALDAGDLGGAVQAYKNVLADDPANIEARLGLAQAELLARVKDMNPQAVRAAAAEDPKDPAAQIAAADLDLVGGHVEDAFGRLVDTVRVTAGADRDAVRVRLLELFEVIGADDPRVAAARTALARVLF; this is encoded by the coding sequence ATGCAGCCCAGAAACATGTCCATGAGCGGCGTCGTCGACCTTGCCGCGGTGAAGGCGGCCGGCGAGGCCAAGGCGAAGGCCGAGCAGGCCCGTGCCGAAGCGACCCGGCAGGCCGCCCAGGGCGGCGCACCCGCGTCCGCGGGTGCCGTGCCCCCGTCCGCGCTCGTGATCGACGTCGACGAGGCCGGCTTCGAACGCGACGTCCTCCAGCTCTCCGCCGAGGTCCCGGTCGTCCTGGACTTCTGGGCCGAGTGGTGCGAGCCGTGCAAGCAGCTCAGCCCGCTGCTCGAGCGCCTGACGATCGAGGCGAACGGCCGCCTCCTGCTCGCCAAGGTCGACGTCGACTCCAACCAGATGCTCATGCAGCAGTTCGGCATCCAGGGCATCCCGGCCGTGTTCGCCGTGGTCGCGGGCCAGGTGCTGCCGCTGTTCCAGGGCGTGGCGCCCGAGCAGGAGATCCGCGCGACCCTGGCCCAGCTGGTCCAGGTCGCCGAGGAGCGTTTCGGGATCATCGGCATCGAGGTGGACCCGAACGCCGAAGGCGCCCCCGCGAGCGCCCCGGCCGCCGAAGCCGAGGCCCCGGAAGGCCCGTACGACGCGCTGCTCCAGGCGGCGGTCGTCGCGCTGGACGCCGGTGACCTGGGCGGCGCGGTGCAGGCGTACAAGAACGTCCTGGCGGACGACCCGGCCAACATCGAGGCCAGGCTGGGCCTGGCCCAGGCCGAGCTGCTCGCCCGCGTCAAGGACATGAACCCGCAGGCGGTGCGCGCCGCGGCGGCCGAGGACCCGAAGGACCCGGCGGCCCAGATCGCCGCCGCGGACCTGGACCTGGTCGGCGGCCACGTCGAGGACGCCTTCGGGCGCCTGGTGGACACGGTCCGGGTGACGGCCGGCGCCGACCGCGACGCGGTGCGGGTGCGGCTGCTGGAGCTGTTCGAGGTCATCGGGGCGGACGATCCCCGGGTGGCGGCGGCGCGTACGGCGCTCGCTCGGGTGCTGTTCTAG
- a CDS encoding TetR/AcrR family transcriptional regulator yields the protein MPNPSPPTGRTGRPRSAAADAAILAATRDALVELGWSKLTMGDVSARAGVAKTTLYRRWAGKNELVVDAVAELFDSLELPDRGSLEADIENVVLQFAALLRRPEARTALMAVVAESTRDEALRDRIRSAIVDRQKRLVVLGRERAQARGELPYEEDEDLACRTTDLIFDVIAGTVVHRALVSSEPVDELWVATFTALLMHGLRGPAAA from the coding sequence ATGCCCAACCCCAGCCCCCCGACCGGACGCACCGGCCGCCCCCGCAGCGCCGCCGCGGACGCGGCGATCCTCGCCGCGACGCGGGACGCGCTGGTCGAGCTGGGCTGGTCGAAGCTGACGATGGGTGACGTCTCGGCCCGGGCCGGGGTCGCCAAGACCACCCTCTACCGCCGCTGGGCGGGCAAGAACGAGCTGGTCGTGGACGCGGTCGCGGAGCTCTTCGACTCCCTCGAGCTCCCCGACCGGGGCTCCCTCGAAGCCGACATAGAGAACGTCGTCCTGCAGTTCGCGGCGCTGCTGCGGCGGCCGGAGGCCCGTACGGCCCTGATGGCGGTCGTCGCCGAGTCCACCCGGGACGAAGCTCTGCGCGACCGGATCCGGTCGGCGATCGTGGACCGGCAGAAACGTCTCGTCGTACTGGGTCGCGAACGGGCCCAGGCCCGCGGCGAACTGCCGTACGAGGAGGACGAGGACCTCGCCTGCCGCACCACGGACCTGATCTTCGACGTGATCGCGGGCACGGTGGTCCACCGTGCACTGGTCAGCTCGGAGCCGGTGGACGAGCTCTGGGTGGCCACCTTCACCGCCCTCCTGATGCACGGCCTCCGGGGCCCGGCCGCGGCCTGA
- a CDS encoding DUF3817 domain-containing protein, with translation MKRSVLTRYRVMAYLTAVMLLILCTCMVFKYGFDTGADLTLAVSQVHGVLFMIYLVFAFDLGSKARWPFPKLLWVLASGTIPLAAFFVERKVRAEVEPLVVDAVATADA, from the coding sequence ATGAAACGAAGCGTGCTGACCCGCTACCGGGTCATGGCCTATCTGACCGCGGTCATGCTGTTGATCCTCTGCACCTGCATGGTTTTCAAGTACGGCTTCGACACCGGCGCCGACCTGACCCTGGCGGTCTCCCAGGTACACGGTGTGCTGTTCATGATCTACCTGGTGTTCGCCTTCGACCTGGGCTCCAAGGCCAGGTGGCCGTTCCCGAAGCTGCTCTGGGTGCTCGCCTCCGGCACGATCCCGCTGGCCGCCTTCTTCGTCGAGCGCAAGGTCCGCGCCGAGGTCGAGCCGCTGGTCGTGGACGCCGTGGCCACCGCCGACGCCTAG
- the pta gene encoding phosphate acetyltransferase → MTRSVYVTGIERGDGRQVVELGIMELLTRQTARVGVYRPLLHDGPDRLFDLLKARYRIDQDAGAAYGMEYREASAILAEKGTDELVSRLVDGYHRVARDYEVMLVLGTDYADTNLPDELALNARLANELGAVVVPVVGGTKQPAEAVRAEAQSAFRAYESLGCHVVAMVVNRVAAEDRDAIAERLAARLPVPCYVLPDDKSLSAPTVAQITRALGGEVLLGDDAGLARDAVDFVFGGAMLPNFLNALTPGCLVVTPGDRADLVIGALAAHASGTPPIAGVLLTLNERPGPDILTLASKLAPGTPVVSVAGNSFPTAAELFSLQSRLNSATPRKLETALGLFERHVDTAELRGLLSVARSERVTPMMFEHELLERARSERRRVVLPEGGEERVLRAADVVLRRGVCDLTLLGEEQAILKKAGDLGVDISGAQLIDPATSPLRERFAEYYAQARAHKGMTVELALDVVTDVNYFGTLMVQEGLADGMVSGSVHSTAATIRPAFEIIKTKPDASIVSSVFFMCLADRVLVYGDCAVNPDPGAEQLADIAVQSAATAAAFGVEPRIAMLSYSTGTSGSGADVDKVRKATEIVREQRPDLAVEGPIQYDAAVEPSVAATKLPGSDVAGRASVLIFPDLNTGNNTYKAVQRSAGAVAVGPVLQGLRKPVNDLSRGALVQDIVTTVAITAIQAQGTSAPTA, encoded by the coding sequence GTGACGCGCAGCGTGTACGTGACCGGTATCGAGCGGGGGGACGGCCGGCAGGTCGTCGAGCTGGGGATCATGGAGCTGCTGACCCGCCAGACGGCGCGGGTCGGCGTCTACCGTCCGTTGCTGCACGACGGACCGGACCGGCTCTTCGACCTCCTGAAGGCCCGCTACCGGATCGACCAGGACGCCGGCGCGGCGTACGGCATGGAGTACCGCGAGGCCTCCGCCATCCTGGCCGAGAAGGGCACCGACGAGCTCGTCTCCCGCCTGGTGGACGGCTACCACCGGGTGGCCCGCGACTACGAGGTCATGCTCGTCCTCGGCACCGACTACGCCGATACGAACCTGCCCGACGAGCTCGCGCTGAACGCCCGCCTCGCCAACGAGCTGGGGGCCGTGGTCGTGCCCGTCGTTGGCGGCACCAAGCAACCCGCCGAGGCCGTGCGCGCCGAGGCCCAGAGCGCCTTCCGCGCGTACGAGAGCCTGGGCTGCCACGTCGTCGCGATGGTGGTCAACCGGGTGGCCGCCGAGGACCGGGACGCCATAGCCGAGCGGCTGGCCGCCCGCCTGCCCGTCCCCTGCTACGTGCTGCCGGACGACAAGTCGCTCTCCGCTCCGACCGTCGCCCAGATCACCCGGGCGCTCGGCGGCGAGGTGCTCCTCGGCGACGACGCCGGGCTGGCCCGCGACGCCGTGGACTTCGTCTTCGGCGGCGCCATGCTGCCGAACTTCCTGAACGCCCTGACCCCCGGCTGCCTGGTCGTCACCCCCGGGGACCGGGCCGACCTGGTCATCGGGGCGCTGGCCGCGCACGCCTCGGGCACCCCGCCGATCGCCGGCGTGCTGCTGACCCTGAACGAGCGTCCGGGCCCCGACATCCTGACGCTGGCCTCGAAGCTGGCGCCGGGCACCCCGGTGGTCTCGGTGGCCGGCAACAGCTTCCCGACGGCCGCCGAACTGTTCTCGCTGCAGAGCCGGTTGAACTCCGCGACCCCGCGCAAGCTGGAGACCGCGCTCGGCCTGTTCGAGCGGCACGTGGACACCGCCGAGCTGCGCGGTCTGTTGTCGGTGGCCCGCTCCGAGCGCGTCACGCCGATGATGTTCGAGCACGAGCTGCTGGAGCGGGCCCGCTCCGAGCGCCGCCGCGTGGTGCTGCCCGAGGGCGGCGAGGAGCGCGTGCTGCGCGCCGCGGACGTGGTGCTGCGCCGCGGGGTCTGCGACCTGACCCTGCTGGGCGAGGAGCAGGCGATCTTGAAGAAGGCCGGCGACCTGGGCGTCGACATCTCCGGCGCCCAGCTGATCGACCCGGCGACCTCCCCGCTGCGGGAACGTTTCGCCGAGTACTACGCCCAGGCCCGCGCCCACAAGGGCATGACCGTCGAGCTGGCCCTCGACGTGGTCACCGACGTCAACTACTTCGGCACCCTGATGGTCCAGGAGGGCCTCGCGGACGGCATGGTCTCGGGCTCGGTGCACTCCACCGCCGCGACGATCCGCCCCGCCTTCGAGATCATCAAGACGAAGCCCGACGCCTCCATCGTCTCCTCGGTCTTCTTCATGTGCCTCGCCGACCGGGTCCTGGTCTACGGCGACTGCGCGGTCAATCCGGACCCGGGCGCCGAACAGCTCGCCGACATCGCCGTCCAGTCGGCGGCGACCGCGGCCGCCTTCGGCGTCGAGCCGCGGATCGCGATGCTCTCGTACTCGACCGGCACCTCGGGCTCCGGCGCGGACGTGGACAAGGTCCGCAAGGCCACCGAGATCGTCCGCGAGCAGCGCCCCGATCTGGCCGTCGAGGGCCCGATCCAGTACGACGCCGCGGTCGAGCCCTCGGTCGCCGCTACGAAGCTGCCCGGCTCCGACGTGGCCGGCCGGGCGAGCGTGCTGATCTTCCCCGACCTCAACACGGGCAACAACACGTACAAGGCCGTGCAGCGCTCGGCGGGCGCGGTCGCGGTCGGCCCGGTGCTCCAGGGTCTGCGCAAGCCGGTCAACGACCTCTCGCGCGGCGCGCTGGTGCAGGACATCGTCACCACCGTGGCGATCACCGCGATCCAGGCGCAGGGCACGTCGGCCCCCACCGCCTGA
- a CDS encoding MarR family winged helix-turn-helix transcriptional regulator has product MSKPLSLPFDPIARADELWQRRWGPVPSMAAITSIMRAHQILLGEVDSVVKPYGLTFARYEALVLLTFSKAGELPMSKIGERLMVHPTSVTNTVDRLVRSGLVAKRPNPNDGRGTLASITDKGREVVEAATKDLMAVDFGLRAYDAEECQEIFALLRPLRVAAADFDEQ; this is encoded by the coding sequence GTGTCCAAGCCGCTCAGCCTCCCCTTCGACCCCATCGCCCGCGCCGACGAACTGTGGCAGCGCCGCTGGGGGCCGGTGCCCTCGATGGCCGCCATCACCTCGATCATGCGCGCGCACCAGATCCTGCTCGGCGAGGTCGACTCGGTGGTCAAGCCGTACGGCCTGACCTTCGCGCGCTACGAGGCACTGGTCCTGCTCACCTTCTCCAAGGCCGGCGAGCTGCCGATGTCGAAGATCGGCGAGCGGCTCATGGTCCACCCGACGTCGGTGACGAACACGGTGGACCGGCTGGTGCGGTCCGGGCTGGTGGCCAAGCGGCCGAACCCGAACGACGGCCGCGGCACGCTCGCGTCCATCACGGACAAGGGCCGCGAGGTCGTCGAGGCGGCGACGAAGGACCTGATGGCGGTCGACTTCGGGCTGCGCGCGTACGACGCCGAGGAGTGCCAGGAGATCTTCGCGCTCCTGCGCCCCCTGCGGGTCGCGGCCGCGGACTTCGACGAGCAGTAA
- a CDS encoding DUF6230 family protein, whose product MSSQVRGGTRWKRFALVMVPSIAATAAVGVGLAQGALAASFAVSGQDFKVSADKLDGDNLIQYGGIAEGHDLKGNAAHHPVTISGFSHAEITNMCQSLVTPTPLGNITLQLRTGHKGKPAVADNIYLDVAELDTDAEFKNLDIGVAVGDASHKTKPQAGTVASPYAFSQRADKAILSNVRQKAWATTAGTFKLPDLKLRLLGGDQPCYQDEN is encoded by the coding sequence ATGAGTTCTCAGGTTCGTGGCGGGACCAGATGGAAGCGCTTCGCGCTCGTCATGGTGCCGAGCATCGCGGCAACCGCCGCGGTCGGTGTGGGTCTGGCGCAGGGTGCCCTCGCGGCGTCCTTCGCCGTGTCCGGCCAGGACTTCAAGGTCTCGGCCGACAAGCTCGACGGTGACAACCTCATTCAGTACGGCGGTATCGCCGAGGGTCACGACCTCAAGGGCAACGCTGCGCACCACCCGGTGACCATCTCCGGGTTCAGCCACGCCGAGATCACCAACATGTGCCAGTCGCTGGTCACCCCGACCCCGCTGGGCAACATCACGCTGCAGCTGCGGACGGGCCACAAGGGCAAGCCGGCCGTCGCCGACAACATCTACCTGGATGTTGCGGAGCTCGACACCGACGCCGAGTTCAAGAACCTGGACATCGGTGTTGCCGTGGGCGACGCGAGCCACAAGACCAAGCCGCAGGCCGGTACGGTCGCGAGCCCCTACGCGTTCTCCCAGCGCGCCGACAAGGCGATTCTGTCGAACGTGCGCCAGAAGGCGTGGGCGACGACGGCGGGTACGTTCAAGCTGCCCGACCTCAAGCTGCGCCTGCTCGGCGGCGACCAGCCGTGCTACCAGGACGAGAATTAA
- the pyk gene encoding pyruvate kinase has translation MRRSKIVCTLGPAVDSYEQLKALIEAGMNVARFNFSHGSQAEHQERYDRVRKVSEDTGRAVGVLADLQGPKIRLETFAEGPVELVRGDEFTITTEDVPGDKSICGTTYKGLPGDVAKGDQVLINDGNVELRVTEVEGPRVKTIVIEGGVISDHKGINLPGAAVNVPALSEKDVDDLRFALRMGCDMVALSFVRDATDVKDVHKVMDEEGRRVPVIAKVEKPQAVENMAAVVDAFDAVMVARGDLAVEYPLEKVPMVQKRLIEMCRRNAKPVIVATQMMESMITNSRPTRAEASDVANAILDGADAVMLSAESSVGAYPIETVKTMSKIVTAAEEELLSKGLQPLVPGKKPRTQGGSVARAACEIAEFLDGKSLIAFTQSGDTARRLSRYRATQPILAFTTDVNTRNQLTLSWGVESHVVPHVDSTDAMVDLVDGELLKLGRYNEGDTVIITAGSPPGVPGTTNMVRVHHLGGQSQG, from the coding sequence ATGCGCCGTTCCAAAATCGTCTGCACGCTGGGCCCCGCCGTCGACTCGTATGAGCAGCTGAAAGCGCTCATCGAGGCAGGTATGAATGTGGCCCGATTCAACTTCAGCCACGGGTCCCAGGCAGAACACCAGGAGCGGTACGACCGCGTCCGGAAGGTCTCCGAGGACACCGGGCGTGCGGTCGGCGTCCTCGCCGACCTCCAGGGTCCGAAGATCCGTCTGGAGACCTTCGCCGAAGGCCCCGTCGAGCTGGTGCGCGGTGACGAGTTCACCATCACCACCGAGGACGTCCCCGGTGACAAGTCCATCTGCGGCACCACCTACAAGGGTCTGCCCGGCGACGTGGCCAAGGGCGACCAGGTCCTGATCAACGACGGCAACGTCGAGCTGCGGGTGACCGAGGTCGAGGGCCCGCGGGTCAAGACCATCGTCATCGAGGGCGGTGTCATCTCGGACCACAAGGGCATCAACCTGCCGGGTGCCGCCGTGAACGTCCCCGCCCTGTCGGAGAAGGACGTCGACGACCTCCGCTTCGCCCTGCGGATGGGCTGCGACATGGTCGCCCTGTCCTTCGTCCGTGACGCCACCGACGTCAAGGACGTCCACAAGGTCATGGACGAGGAGGGCCGCCGGGTCCCCGTCATCGCCAAGGTCGAGAAGCCGCAGGCCGTCGAGAACATGGCGGCCGTGGTCGACGCCTTCGACGCGGTCATGGTGGCCCGTGGCGACCTGGCCGTCGAGTACCCGCTCGAGAAGGTCCCGATGGTCCAGAAGCGGCTCATCGAGATGTGCCGCCGCAACGCCAAGCCGGTGATCGTCGCGACCCAGATGATGGAGTCGATGATCACCAACTCGCGCCCGACGCGCGCGGAGGCGTCCGACGTCGCCAACGCGATCCTCGACGGCGCGGACGCGGTCATGCTGTCGGCCGAGTCCTCGGTCGGCGCCTACCCGATCGAGACCGTCAAGACGATGTCGAAGATCGTCACGGCGGCCGAGGAGGAGCTCCTCTCCAAGGGCCTCCAGCCGCTGGTCCCGGGCAAGAAGCCCCGTACCCAGGGCGGCTCCGTCGCCCGCGCGGCCTGCGAGATCGCCGAGTTCCTCGACGGCAAGTCGCTGATCGCCTTCACCCAGTCCGGAGACACGGCCCGCCGCCTGTCGCGCTACCGCGCCACGCAGCCGATCCTGGCCTTCACCACCGACGTCAACACCCGCAACCAGCTCACGCTGAGCTGGGGCGTCGAGTCGCACGTCGTCCCGCACGTGGACAGCACCGACGCGATGGTCGACCTGGTGGACGGCGAGCTGCTCAAGCTGGGCCGCTACAACGAGGGTGACACCGTGATCATCACGGCCGGCTCGCCCCCCGGCGTCCCGGGCACCACCAACATGGTCCGCGTCCACCATCTGGGCGGCCAGTCCCAGGGCTGA